Proteins encoded by one window of Anguilla rostrata isolate EN2019 chromosome 9, ASM1855537v3, whole genome shotgun sequence:
- the LOC135262686 gene encoding uncharacterized protein LOC135262686 isoform X2, whose translation MGRSRNVRKSNDTGCKVDAVFSRKRKRRLATPVQKSTASVYKNFAGRTRTIDVANNTKKRKVRTPMCVSERRGSVRLSPIHESPYQHHNESVVSTEKQREPPPPLHWKDIASCSDASCSTNRDGTSDMIMPSGVSSFLLDCMDSSSPASPACQSSTDTSLPSPEVFRRADDEEALEFSAEELFALRVKNSTLLDVSHAVDIDMRQPPNLSSILEITLDGTAVEKGSPQTRVNMVRAPFKQPRKITRARPLKCRKKVTFHESVLRQELQKEEDRTESYGLKVAKQEVSGSAGAEKGLGVLEMSSDLQLISMEDEDERSSSMTQESEDDDDGERSSFMTQESEDDDDGERSSSMTQESDDDDDDDDGERSSSMTQESEDDDDGERSSSMTQESEDDDDDGERSSSMTQESEDDDDGENSRRGEDARTLSCDVCTGLARFFDFADRKEKEAFLQRKRGKPPAAFPSKPPITSRRPVPDQLGPVYLKFKNSEVHDPNELHEACWIQLVQEGENFFRNSHLKKVASEEGVFYEDYGKVRQFHGQVFFPLLKDASPEY comes from the exons ATGGGTCGTTCTCGAAATGTCAGAAAGTCAAACGATACAGGATGCAAAGTCGATGCTGTTTTTTCCAGAAAACGAAAACGCCGCTTGGCCACACCTGTCCAGAAAAGTACTGCGAGTGTCTATAAGAACTTTGCAGGAAGAACAAGGACAATTGATGTTGCTAATAATACAA AAAAACGAAAAGTTCGTACACCGATGTGCGTATCCGAGCGCCGAGGGAGCGTACGTCTCTCCCCTATACACGAGTCCCCGTACCAACATCACAATGA ATCTGTCGTGTCAACCGAGAAACAAAGGGAACCGCCTCCCCCGTTGCATTGGAAA GACATTGCAAGCTGCAGCGATGCAAGTTGCTCGACGAATCGAGACGGTACATCTG ACATGATTATGCCATCCGGGGTTTCTTCCTTTCTGCTCGACTGCATGGACTCGAGCTCGCCTGCCTCACCGGCCTGTCAGAGCTCCACCGACACCAGCTTACCGTCGCCCGAGGTTTTCCGCAGAGCAGATGACG AGGAGGCCCTGGAGTTTTCTGCGGAGGAGCTGTTCGCGCTGCGGGTGAAGAACTCGACTCTTCTGGATGTCAGCCATGCTGTGGACATTGACATGAGGCAGCCGCCTAATCTCTCATCCATACTGG AGATCACGTTGGATGGGACGGCTGTGGAAAAAG GATCACCTCAGACGCGCGTGAATATGGTGCGAGCACCATTCAAACAACCTAGAAAG ATCACAAGGGCCAGGCCcttgaaatgcagaaaaaaggTCACTTTCCACGAGTCTGTACTCAGACAGGAACtgcagaaggaggaggataGAACTGAATCGTATGGGCTCAAAGtggccaaacaggaagtgagcggcAGTGCAGGTGCGGAAAAGGGGCTCGGCGTTCTGGAGATGAGCTCTGACCTTCAGCTCATCTCCATGGAAGACGAAGACGAGCG ATCCAGCTCCATGACTCAGGAGtctgaggatgatgatgatggggaGAGATCCAGCTTCATGACGCAGGAGTCTGAGGATGACGATGATGGGGAGAGATCCAGCTCCATGACTCAGGagtctgatgatgatgatgatgatgatgatggggaGAGATCCAGCTCCATGACGCAGGAGTCTGAGGATGACGATGATGGGGAGAGATCCAGCTCCATGACTCAGGAGTCTGaggatgatgacgatgatgggGAGAGATCCAGCTCCATGACTCAGGAGTCTGAGGATGACGATGACGGGGAGAACTCCCGCCGTGGGGAGGATGCACGGACGCTGTCGTGTGACGTGTGCACAGGGCTGGCGCGGTTCTTTGACTTCGCAGACCGCAAGGAAAAGGAAGCTTTTCtgcaaagaaagagagggaaaccCCCAGCTGCGTTTCCCTCTAAGCCT cccattaCCAGCAGGCGCCCAGTGCCTGATCAGCTGGGACCAGTTTATCTGAAG TTCAAGAACTCTGAGGTACACGATCCCAATGAACTGCACGAGGCCTGCTGGATTCAGTTGGTCCAGGAGGGGGAGAACTTCTTCCGCAATTCACATCTTAAAAAAGTGGCTTCTGAGGAGG GTGTCTTCTATGAAGACTATGGCAAGGTCAGACAGTTCCATGGGCAGGTCTTTTTCCCATTATTAAAGGATGCAAGCCCAGAGTATTAA
- the LOC135262686 gene encoding protein IWS1 homolog isoform X3, whose protein sequence is MCVSERRGSVRLSPIHESPYQHHNESVVSTEKQREPPPPLHWKDIASCSDASCSTNRDGTSDMIMPSGVSSFLLDCMDSSSPASPACQSSTDTSLPSPEVFRRADDEEALEFSAEELFALRVKNSTLLDVSHAVDIDMRQPPNLSSILEITLDGTAVEKGSPQTRVNMVRAPFKQPRKITRARPLKCRKKVTFHESVLRQELQKEEDRTESYGLKVAKQEVSGSAGAEKGLGVLEMSSDLQLISMEDEDERSGSMTQDSEDDDDDGERSSSMTQESEDDDDGERSSFMTQESEDDDDGERSSSMTQESDDDDDDDDGERSSSMTQESEDDDDGERSSSMTQESEDDDDDGERSSSMTQESEDDDDGENSRRGEDARTLSCDVCTGLARFFDFADRKEKEAFLQRKRGKPPAAFPSKPPITSRRPVPDQLGPVYLKFKNSEVHDPNELHEACWIQLVQEGENFFRNSHLKKVASEEGVFYEDYGKVRQFHGQVFFPLLKDASPEY, encoded by the exons ATGTGCGTATCCGAGCGCCGAGGGAGCGTACGTCTCTCCCCTATACACGAGTCCCCGTACCAACATCACAATGA ATCTGTCGTGTCAACCGAGAAACAAAGGGAACCGCCTCCCCCGTTGCATTGGAAA GACATTGCAAGCTGCAGCGATGCAAGTTGCTCGACGAATCGAGACGGTACATCTG ACATGATTATGCCATCCGGGGTTTCTTCCTTTCTGCTCGACTGCATGGACTCGAGCTCGCCTGCCTCACCGGCCTGTCAGAGCTCCACCGACACCAGCTTACCGTCGCCCGAGGTTTTCCGCAGAGCAGATGACG AGGAGGCCCTGGAGTTTTCTGCGGAGGAGCTGTTCGCGCTGCGGGTGAAGAACTCGACTCTTCTGGATGTCAGCCATGCTGTGGACATTGACATGAGGCAGCCGCCTAATCTCTCATCCATACTGG AGATCACGTTGGATGGGACGGCTGTGGAAAAAG GATCACCTCAGACGCGCGTGAATATGGTGCGAGCACCATTCAAACAACCTAGAAAG ATCACAAGGGCCAGGCCcttgaaatgcagaaaaaaggTCACTTTCCACGAGTCTGTACTCAGACAGGAACtgcagaaggaggaggataGAACTGAATCGTATGGGCTCAAAGtggccaaacaggaagtgagcggcAGTGCAGGTGCGGAAAAGGGGCTCGGCGTTCTGGAGATGAGCTCTGACCTTCAGCTCATCTCCATGGAAGACGAAGACGAGCGGTCCGGCTCCATGACGCAGGATtctgaggatgatgatgatgatggggaGAGATCCAGCTCCATGACTCAGGAGtctgaggatgatgatgatggggaGAGATCCAGCTTCATGACGCAGGAGTCTGAGGATGACGATGATGGGGAGAGATCCAGCTCCATGACTCAGGagtctgatgatgatgatgatgatgatgatggggaGAGATCCAGCTCCATGACGCAGGAGTCTGAGGATGACGATGATGGGGAGAGATCCAGCTCCATGACTCAGGAGTCTGaggatgatgacgatgatgggGAGAGATCCAGCTCCATGACTCAGGAGTCTGAGGATGACGATGACGGGGAGAACTCCCGCCGTGGGGAGGATGCACGGACGCTGTCGTGTGACGTGTGCACAGGGCTGGCGCGGTTCTTTGACTTCGCAGACCGCAAGGAAAAGGAAGCTTTTCtgcaaagaaagagagggaaaccCCCAGCTGCGTTTCCCTCTAAGCCT cccattaCCAGCAGGCGCCCAGTGCCTGATCAGCTGGGACCAGTTTATCTGAAG TTCAAGAACTCTGAGGTACACGATCCCAATGAACTGCACGAGGCCTGCTGGATTCAGTTGGTCCAGGAGGGGGAGAACTTCTTCCGCAATTCACATCTTAAAAAAGTGGCTTCTGAGGAGG GTGTCTTCTATGAAGACTATGGCAAGGTCAGACAGTTCCATGGGCAGGTCTTTTTCCCATTATTAAAGGATGCAAGCCCAGAGTATTAA
- the LOC135262686 gene encoding uncharacterized protein LOC135262686 isoform X1 translates to MGRSRNVRKSNDTGCKVDAVFSRKRKRRLATPVQKSTASVYKNFAGRTRTIDVANNTKKRKVRTPMCVSERRGSVRLSPIHESPYQHHNESVVSTEKQREPPPPLHWKDIASCSDASCSTNRDGTSDMIMPSGVSSFLLDCMDSSSPASPACQSSTDTSLPSPEVFRRADDEEALEFSAEELFALRVKNSTLLDVSHAVDIDMRQPPNLSSILEITLDGTAVEKGSPQTRVNMVRAPFKQPRKITRARPLKCRKKVTFHESVLRQELQKEEDRTESYGLKVAKQEVSGSAGAEKGLGVLEMSSDLQLISMEDEDERSGSMTQDSEDDDDDGERSSSMTQESEDDDDGERSSFMTQESEDDDDGERSSSMTQESDDDDDDDDGERSSSMTQESEDDDDGERSSSMTQESEDDDDDGERSSSMTQESEDDDDGENSRRGEDARTLSCDVCTGLARFFDFADRKEKEAFLQRKRGKPPAAFPSKPPITSRRPVPDQLGPVYLKFKNSEVHDPNELHEACWIQLVQEGENFFRNSHLKKVASEEGVFYEDYGKVRQFHGQVFFPLLKDASPEY, encoded by the exons ATGGGTCGTTCTCGAAATGTCAGAAAGTCAAACGATACAGGATGCAAAGTCGATGCTGTTTTTTCCAGAAAACGAAAACGCCGCTTGGCCACACCTGTCCAGAAAAGTACTGCGAGTGTCTATAAGAACTTTGCAGGAAGAACAAGGACAATTGATGTTGCTAATAATACAA AAAAACGAAAAGTTCGTACACCGATGTGCGTATCCGAGCGCCGAGGGAGCGTACGTCTCTCCCCTATACACGAGTCCCCGTACCAACATCACAATGA ATCTGTCGTGTCAACCGAGAAACAAAGGGAACCGCCTCCCCCGTTGCATTGGAAA GACATTGCAAGCTGCAGCGATGCAAGTTGCTCGACGAATCGAGACGGTACATCTG ACATGATTATGCCATCCGGGGTTTCTTCCTTTCTGCTCGACTGCATGGACTCGAGCTCGCCTGCCTCACCGGCCTGTCAGAGCTCCACCGACACCAGCTTACCGTCGCCCGAGGTTTTCCGCAGAGCAGATGACG AGGAGGCCCTGGAGTTTTCTGCGGAGGAGCTGTTCGCGCTGCGGGTGAAGAACTCGACTCTTCTGGATGTCAGCCATGCTGTGGACATTGACATGAGGCAGCCGCCTAATCTCTCATCCATACTGG AGATCACGTTGGATGGGACGGCTGTGGAAAAAG GATCACCTCAGACGCGCGTGAATATGGTGCGAGCACCATTCAAACAACCTAGAAAG ATCACAAGGGCCAGGCCcttgaaatgcagaaaaaaggTCACTTTCCACGAGTCTGTACTCAGACAGGAACtgcagaaggaggaggataGAACTGAATCGTATGGGCTCAAAGtggccaaacaggaagtgagcggcAGTGCAGGTGCGGAAAAGGGGCTCGGCGTTCTGGAGATGAGCTCTGACCTTCAGCTCATCTCCATGGAAGACGAAGACGAGCGGTCCGGCTCCATGACGCAGGATtctgaggatgatgatgatgatggggaGAGATCCAGCTCCATGACTCAGGAGtctgaggatgatgatgatggggaGAGATCCAGCTTCATGACGCAGGAGTCTGAGGATGACGATGATGGGGAGAGATCCAGCTCCATGACTCAGGagtctgatgatgatgatgatgatgatgatggggaGAGATCCAGCTCCATGACGCAGGAGTCTGAGGATGACGATGATGGGGAGAGATCCAGCTCCATGACTCAGGAGTCTGaggatgatgacgatgatgggGAGAGATCCAGCTCCATGACTCAGGAGTCTGAGGATGACGATGACGGGGAGAACTCCCGCCGTGGGGAGGATGCACGGACGCTGTCGTGTGACGTGTGCACAGGGCTGGCGCGGTTCTTTGACTTCGCAGACCGCAAGGAAAAGGAAGCTTTTCtgcaaagaaagagagggaaaccCCCAGCTGCGTTTCCCTCTAAGCCT cccattaCCAGCAGGCGCCCAGTGCCTGATCAGCTGGGACCAGTTTATCTGAAG TTCAAGAACTCTGAGGTACACGATCCCAATGAACTGCACGAGGCCTGCTGGATTCAGTTGGTCCAGGAGGGGGAGAACTTCTTCCGCAATTCACATCTTAAAAAAGTGGCTTCTGAGGAGG GTGTCTTCTATGAAGACTATGGCAAGGTCAGACAGTTCCATGGGCAGGTCTTTTTCCCATTATTAAAGGATGCAAGCCCAGAGTATTAA